GGAAGGAGATCAAAACCCTGAACGAGTctcagaaaagaagctttaCCGCAATAACAAAAAATACCATACAGAGCGCGAGCTGGGAGCGTGAAGTTTCCAGCTTAAATTaggaatctcttcttttatCACAGATCTTTGAACGTGCGATCATCACTGGATATGTCTGATATCAAAGATTCAGGACTGAGCTCAGATTCTGAATCAGAGTCAGAATCAGATGGTTTTGAAAGTATCATTGCGACTAGAGAGAGAAGGGCCAATGCAGGCTCGCGTATGAGACAACTGTTAGCAATGGAAGAAGCTGGAGAACCTGAGATAGCAGcagatggaaaagaagacgTGGATTTATTgtttgaggaggatgagaacgatgatgaattcgttgctgatgatgaggaaggGGGGGAGGAAGACGCTTTAAATCAAATAACCGATAAGCGAAAACACGAGGGTACTGAACAGAGcgaggaagatgaagaagaacaagaagaagaattcaaTCTAGATGAaaacttctcttctgataCAGAAGTCAATTCCTCGGATTCAAATGCAGATGATAGTGCTGGTGAGAGAGAATTACAGAAAcaagagaagttgaaaaggcagaaacaaaagaagaggGAGAAGCAAACGATGATTCCTCTTATCAAGCCAGTAACTCCGGCGAAGCCTCAGCAGCCccaaaaaaagaaagtgaaaataTATCCTTCAGTATTACCTACACGTAGAAGATACTCTGCGAGAAGATCTACAGTTGAGAAGACTGATGAAGTCAGAAGACGACTggaaaaggaggaagaggagaaaaagtATGTGAGACCACGTCCTAAGGAACAGTACACCGAGAGAACATTGGAAGAGCGGTTGGAAGAAGCGAAAGTtacagaggaagaaaacaCACTTTCGTTGAATAGCtattttgaaagagaagcagataGGAAAAGGAAACAGAGAGAACTTGCGAATAGTAGAAAGCTTAAGCTTAAGGAATTTCTTCGATTTTATAGCACTGGGGTGTACATAACTCCCAATGAcgaagttgaagaaattgagttagagaaggagaggCAGGAAGAGCTACTTAGAGTTAGGAATAGGCgaaagagaggaaagagaaagaagaaaacgCCTACTTCTGAGGACAAAGAGGTTAAAGTCGTGTCCATAGAGGGATCTATCGGGGAATTTACGCAGGACGTTGTCCGAGATGCTACACAAGATGCTACACAAGGTGCTACACAAGTTACTACACAAAATACTACCCAAAATACTACTCTGGAAGTCAGACAAGATGCTACTCAAGATAACACGCAAGATGCTACACAAGATTCACAGGAAGTTAAACAGGAAACTGATCAGGAAACTAAACAGGAAACTAGAATGGAAACTAAACAGAAAGCTCAACAGGATAACGAAGCCAGTTCAGATGGTACACCAGAGAATAAGAATGAGGTAAGTCTCGCATCATCCAAAATACCTAATGAAGTACCTCAAAATAGCATACCGGAAAACGAAGCGGAGAACGGATATCCGTCCGAGAAACCTGCCgtggaggaagaagacaatTTAGTGGATAAGACTACAGTGGATGCCACCACGGTGGATGCGACCACGGTGGAGACTCCTAGGTATGAAGGCCCTCCTCAATTCGTCACTGTCAATTATGTTTCATTAGAGGAGTTCGACCATGATCCAAGTGAAGGACAGATCAAGACCTTCCTATTCGGGGAACAGTCAAACCTTCCAGCTACTCGGCGAGATCCGCGTTATAGAACCATCAGTATCATCAAACAAGACGATACAGCGGACATTGGTCTTGAGCAGAtcaaaaatgaaagagaagccaGTTTCAAGAGTCTACTGAAGTTCCCAAGATTTGGACAGAAGTACAGGATTGTAGAAGAATTGCAATCTGAAACCCCCCAGGAGGAAGTCAAGGTGGAAATTGCTACACCTGCGCCAGTGGGGATTTATCTTCCCAACGGTCATAGAAAGAAGTGCTTGATTAACGGAGAATTTGCTTCTTACTATGATCCTCAAAATGGTATTCCCTATAACTCAGTGGAGTGTTTTAAAGTGCTTCAAGGAATTTCTGAGGGTGAATATCTTTGGATTCAGATCGATAAGGGAGGTGTCAATTCACAATTCAAAGGAGGAATTGGTTGTTATTTAGGGAGAAAGGATCAGCGCAATGCCAAGGGTGTTCCGGATGGGTTTTAGGAAATGTAGTATCTACTTAGTGACATATACGGTATATATTAGTTCTCAATCTGCATTGTGGCGTAAACTATTCTTGTGCTCTTCCAAAAGTTCTTGCTGAAACCCTTTGAAGATATCCAAAacaattggaagaaattcCTTCCTAATGAATGGCTTATACTCGGGATTTCCATCCCTAATCTCAAAATTGTAATCGCTGTCTAGTTGGTCATGCTCGAACTCAGGAAGGCCTATCACATACGAAGAGTCTTCACCGTCCCCTTTTTGTAATTTTATAGAGAAATCCACCATTAGTTCGATAAGACATCTCACTTTACCCTTTCTTTGTGTAATATCACAATCACCTGTAATGGGTCCGACTTTTGTGACGGCAATGTTATAACCGTCTTTGCGCAGGACCACTTTCGAGAGGTTATCCTCTAGATACTGTTTCGCCCAAGGAAGACAGTCCCTATCGATCCAGTGCCAATTATCAGGATTAAATATGGTTGTCATTGCAATAGAAATTGAACTTTTATAGAATGGGCCGAAGAGGGAAATAATATAGCTTATTTGAATTGAAGGCTCTCTTCATTTGTAAGCGAGCACTTTTGAAtcaatgcttcttttttgaaaaaaATACGAGCAAATCCTTCGAGATCTGGGAGCGCagtagaaagaagaaaacttCAAGTACGGGACTTGAACTTGTTAATATCTCTTCTGATCACGATGGTTAATTTAATCTAGGCGAGCATCTGGAGAATATTGCCCAAATGTATTGCACCCACTTCTGCAACGATTTCCAGTAGCCGACTCGGTCAGCCTAGCCTATGTCTGAAATGATAATACAAACTCTTAAATACGGCTAtaattcaaaaaaaagcGGGCAGAAATTAGGAAGAAATCTTGTTAGGCTTTCGCCAATTTCTGCCAGTGAATTTTCGTTGGAATTTTCGGCGATTTCTGCCATCAGAGTGGTGTCTGACAGCCTAGAGCTACaatcagaagaaaatgaaaaaggTTAAAAGTTTAATAAAGTGACATTTTGAAGTAAAACAGGATCTCGACGAAAATGTGGGGGAATTTCGTCTCGATCTATTTTGATGAAGTCAAGACAGAGAGCCTGAGGGATAATGAAGGAATCGAATCATAATTTTGCCTTTGAAGTTTGGTAAGCAGTagcttcaatttcaataaGGACTTTTCTGTTTGGAAAAGTTACTCCGAAGTACGATCTAGCAGGCCTGTGTGAAAGATATTGGCATAGACAGTGTTCACTTTCTCAACATCTTTCGGCATCTTGATAAAATCAACAACTTTCAAGGTGTTACTATGAGGAGATCCTGCTGCCTTCAATAAATTTTATAATTTTCCTAGAACCAAAGCTGTTCCCAATGCACCTGATGCAAATATTAAATCCCTGAAAATGCCCTTGCAGGTGAAAAAACGGCATTTATTTTCAATCTGATATCTTCCCATTCCAATCTTGAGGCCAATTTTTTGGTATTAAGTGTTCAACAGAGGAAAATGAGAAAAGATGCTTTTATTCAAAGTCTAAAatgacttcaaaaaataGTAGGGTGCTTTATGTAAAATAATAACCTTGACTCAGATGTAAATGAATATTCTGTTTTTTTCGTAGCTGTCAGCTATGAGTAGGTAAACCATTCCTTGGATATCTGTGACCGAAAGCAATCAATTACTTTATTCTAAGTAGCAGTGATCAATAATTCCGTTACTAGCATTTATTGGGATATTCTGGGCTTGATTAAACTCATGTAGTTAGTCTTTCCTATTTCGATATTTATATTGATTTATTGTATATCTTTCTTGTAATTCTAATATATTGCTAGCTATGCAGTTTCCTTGACAACCTAGCTTaagaaaagtgaaagatatttttcaagaaaatCCTATAAGTTGTGACTCCGAGAAGCTCGTCGCATTGCAAAGATGACTGGCTTGCCATGAATTTATATACCCGATATCCTGTATTTAAAGCAATAGAATTAAAGGCATATGGTTTGGattgatcaagaaaaagactTTCTGTGACTATAGGATTATTCAAGGCACTGCTTTAGCTAGCGGGACCCGACTGAAGACATGTTACATAAAgattttctcttttttatGATTTTGCAGAGCATTCGAATAAGATTCCTTTTTCACTGGTGCATCTAAGCGTACGGCATGAAGAAAGGCTATGCCAtaattttctttgattttaGTTTTCTTGTTTCAAGAGTCTTTTCCGGTATATTTTTATAAACTTGTACGATGGAACCCAGAATTGAGCTCCGGTTGCAAATTGTGCGAAATCGGAAGGAGATAGGAACTTTGTCCTATAATATAAGTGCTACTACTATAAAGGTGTAACTGTTTCTAGCTACTGATAATAACCAAGGGAAGAGTATGTGGATAATTGATGCAACAGTGAAGACGTATGTCTTTATCAATTAAATCGAAAGATAGTCACCATATTGTTTCGATTTTACTCTAGAGATGACCGAAGACTAGTACCAGCACTAAAGAAATGAAGTAACCACATATTCCTGTTTtcctgagaagaagagtgtTGTCCTCCGAAAAAACGCAATATTCATAGAGCTAGACAATATCCACAAGAAGCAAAATTGGATTTGCCAACCGAAAGAAGCAGAGTCCGGTCTGGTTGTAAATCTGTTTGCCCATTCATCCCCCAGAAAATTTACTCGCTGCGGTTTACGGATCGTGACACGTATATGATGACAATCTGTTCAAAAGAGTAGACAATGAGCATCATACGTATTTGTCCGTTTTACCGCCATTGCGGTTGTCTTCACATATCTTGAAATCTAATTGAGTTTCCCCGCAAATGGATCGGTGGTATCCGCCCCCTAATCCCCGTAACGAGAAAAGTTTTTTCGGACTTATAAGAACAGAACACCCTAAACTCTCAACCTATCTGTTGCTTACATAGACTTCTCGGTTTCTTAGTAAAGCAGTTGAGCTTTCAGAGAGTTCGTAATTtgcatttcttttttgcaAATTACTGTATATAAATATATTTTGTGTCCATTCgcctttcttcatcaaattgAGGGTGATTGGACTAATCGATTTCATTTTCCACTTTAGTGTTCTATACAATTTCTATTGCTAACTCTCAAGATGGCACAACAAACGTAAGTAATTGCCAGTAATGCATTAACAGCTATTTTGAATATAGGATGAGTTTTTATGAGGACACCGTTAGAGAGGCTGGCTGAGTATTCAATGGCCTTACCTTGTCTCGTTCTGTCCATTGCTGTTTTGCTTATCCCTATTTCATTTTGCCTTGATTACTTCTCGTAAACACAAAATTGCTGACACCAGTTTATTCTTACGTCTGTCAATTGGACGAAACAACTAACAACTCGAGTTCTTCTATTTCCCTTGTTGTTCAGTTCCAGTTAGCTCAACTAGATGCAGCTCTCTaagaaatttttcattGGAGTCCGGcaattttgtttttcaCGGAGAACAAATCAGTTGAGCCATGCATCTATCTTATAGGTGACcgatcttttttcttcttctcctaCTCAGTAAGTTTCCTTTTACTAACATGGATAGTGCTGATATTGCAATGATAGGCCTTGCCGTGATGGGCCAGAACTTGGTTCTAAATATGGCCGATCACGGTTTCACGGTTGCCGTTTTCAATAGACATActgatgttgttgatgagTTCCTTGCAGGTCCTGCCAAGGGTAAGAGCGTTATTGGTACCCactctttggaagagatgattgcctctttgaaaagaccTAGAAAGGTCATGCTGCTAATTAAAGCTGGAAGTGCCGTTGACAGTGTTATTGAACAGTTGCTTCCTCTCTTAGAGAAGGGTGATATTATCATTGATGGAGGCAACTCCCACTACCCAGATACTACCAGGAGATACGAGTATTTGAAGTCTAAGGATATTTTGTTTGTTGGTTCCGGTGTTTCCGgtggtgaagaaggtgCCAGATATGGTCCTTCGTTGATGCCTGGTGGTTCAATTGAAGCATGGCCTGCTATTAAGCCCATCTTTCAAGCTGTTGCCGCTAAAGCAGACGGAGAGCCATGTTGTGATTGGGTTGGACCTGCCGGTGCCGGCCATTACGTCAAAATGGTGCACAATGGTATTGAATATGGTGATATGCAGTTAATCTGTGAATCTTATGacttgatgaagagattggcAGGTATGCCTGATAAGGAGATTTCTGAAGTTATGGCCCGATGGAACAAGGGTGTTcttgattctttcttgatcGAGATTACCAGAAATATTTTGGCTTTTAACGACGAGGACGGCATTCCAATGGTTGAGAAGATCATGGATAGAGCTGGACAGAAAGGAACGGGTAAATGGACTGCCATCGATGCCTTGGACAAGGGTATGCCAGTCACTTTAATTGGAGAGGCCGTGTTCTCTAGATGCTTATCTGCGTTGAAAAGCGAGAGAGTTAGAGCCTCCAAGATATTGTCTGGTCCGACTGTCGAGAAGATTTCGGAAtcggagaagaagcagttcATCGACGACTTGGAGCAGGCCTTGTATGCCTCTAAGATCATTTCTTACGCGCAGGGTTTCATGCTAATTAGAGAGGCTGCCAAGGAGTTCAAATGGGACTTGAACTTCCCATCGATCGCTTTGATGTGGCGAGGAGGATGCATCATTCGGTCTGTATTTTTGGGAGAGATTACCAAGGCTTACAGAGAGCACAAGGATCTCGAGAACTTACTTTTCCATCCATTCTTTGAATCTGCTGTTATGAAAGCCCAACCTGGTTGGAGAAAGACTGTTGCAAAAGCCGTTCTCAACGGTATTCCAACACCTGCCTACTCTACTGCTTTGGCCTTTTACGACGGTTATAGATCTGAGAGAGTTCCTGCCAACTTATTGCAGGCCCAGAGAGATTACTTTGGCGCTCACACTTTTCAAATCTTGCCTGAATATGAGGacgataagaagaaggctgGAAAGAATATTCACATTAACTGGAGCGGTAAAGGTGGAAACATTTCTGCCCAAAACTACGATGCTTAGGGAACTACTTTGGTATAACGCCTTAGTCTAAATGAATTTATCAGTTTTAATCTCCTTTTAGTATGCTTTGGATCCGAGCCATCATGGATCGATCGACGTAATCTGCACTTTTCATGCGTCTCAAATGTGAAGCCTCAAATTTTCATGTAattcatattttttttgttcttccatttctttttttttctttcttttatttaCTTTAAAGTGATACAAGTTTTAACGTTTGAGTGAATCATAAACCGATTTTGCGGTGAGAAAGCTTGGTAATACGGATATCAGCTTTATAACGAACGATAGAGtcaataagaaaagaaactCTATTTTGGATTATTGAGCATGTCACAGCAACAGGACTATTCTCCGGGGGTGTATGATAAGGAACTTGAATCTGCGGTTAGTGAGGCAGCTAGTGCTGCCACCCGTCAGGTCTTCCAGCATAGTAGGGATGAGAACAAGGGTTATACACAAGACGTGGATTCAGATTCAACAGCAAAGCTTTCAGGAAGTGCCAATGAACTGCTTACGCGACTCGTGAGCAATACGGTATCTCTGTTACATGCAGAGGATAAGGAGGAGCCGAAAACATTTATTGAGAAGCAACCAGTGATACGTCAGGCTAGTGCGCTTAACAGTGTGTTTGAGGACGCCATTCATGCAGATTTTTtaaaagttgaagatgctgGAAAGCCATTGAAGCAATCTCAGAACTC
The sequence above is a segment of the Brettanomyces nanus chromosome 4, complete sequence genome. Coding sequences within it:
- a CDS encoding uncharacterized protein (EggNog:ENOG41) — encoded protein: MTTIFNPDNWHWIDRDCLPWAKQYLEDNLSKVVLRKDGYNIAVTKVGPITGDCDITQRKGKVRCLIELMVDFSIKLQKGDGEDSSYVIGLPEFEHDQLDSDYNFEIRDGNPEYKPFIRKEFLPIVLDIFKGFQQELLEEHKNSLRHNAD
- the GND1 gene encoding phosphogluconate dehydrogenase (decarboxylating) gnd1 (BUSCO:EOG09341LOY), which gives rise to MDSADIAMIGLAVMGQNLVLNMADHGFTVAVFNRHTDVVDEFLAGPAKGKSVIGTHSLEEMIASLKRPRKVMLLIKAGSAVDSVIEQLLPLLEKGDIIIDGGNSHYPDTTRRYEYLKSKDILFVGSGVSGGEEGARYGPSLMPGGSIEAWPAIKPIFQAVAAKADGEPCCDWVGPAGAGHYVKMVHNGIEYGDMQLICESYDLMKRLAGMPDKEISEVMARWNKGVLDSFLIEITRNILAFNDEDGIPMVEKIMDRAGQKGTGKWTAIDALDKGMPVTLIGEAVFSRCLSALKSERVRASKILSGPTVEKISESEKKQFIDDLEQALYASKIISYAQGFMLIREAAKEFKWDLNFPSIALMWRGGCIIRSVFLGEITKAYREHKDLENLLFHPFFESAVMKAQPGWRKTVAKAVLNGIPTPAYSTALAFYDGYRSERVPANLLQAQRDYFGAHTFQILPEYEDDKKKAGKNIHINWSGKGGNISAQNYDA